Proteins encoded by one window of Salmonirosea aquatica:
- a CDS encoding porin family protein, whose amino-acid sequence MKTNRPLLLSLLLVLVSAGMAAAQWSIGVRGGGYMGTVTQPELITSFTPDFHWSPGISAAVFAERELTNGISIRPELVYQQKGFLMREGTKINVGKLPINLGVKSAYRVDYAEAPLLLKLAAGNELAKVYLIAGPSVGYAIDAQLVTRPQAVIEFRPIRTNVPLESLGYNRFELSGIAGAGLSLKAGAGEIMIEGRYQQGITRLIDVPIVRANVRNQGVSVSLGYKIPF is encoded by the coding sequence ATGAAAACGAATCGCCCGCTCCTGCTTTCCCTGCTTTTGGTATTAGTTTCTGCCGGTATGGCCGCCGCGCAGTGGTCTATTGGGGTACGTGGCGGCGGCTACATGGGTACCGTCACCCAGCCCGAACTGATTACCAGCTTCACACCTGATTTTCACTGGTCGCCCGGTATCAGCGCCGCCGTTTTTGCGGAGCGCGAACTCACCAACGGCATATCCATCCGACCTGAGTTAGTGTACCAGCAAAAAGGCTTCCTGATGCGGGAAGGGACGAAAATCAATGTGGGCAAGCTGCCCATCAACCTGGGCGTGAAATCAGCCTACCGCGTCGATTACGCGGAGGCACCGCTCTTACTCAAATTAGCCGCCGGGAACGAACTCGCCAAAGTGTACCTCATCGCCGGGCCGTCGGTCGGCTACGCCATCGATGCGCAGTTGGTCACGCGTCCGCAGGCTGTGATCGAATTCCGGCCGATCCGCACCAATGTACCCCTGGAATCGCTGGGTTACAATCGCTTTGAGTTGAGCGGGATTGCCGGAGCGGGTCTGAGCCTGAAAGCCGGAGCCGGGGAAATCATGATCGAGGGACGTTACCAACAGGGTATCACCCGCCTGATTGACGTACCCATTGTCCGGGCCAATGTCCGCAACCAGGGCGTAAGCGTATCGCTGGGCTACAAGATTCCGTTTTGA
- a CDS encoding serine hydrolase domain-containing protein: MCKFPIFFLAIIISFQGFSQKKKTETTAPYFPDRQEWQHKSPAEAGMSATRIQEVIAFARANETKAPRNMEISQAQSFGKEPFGEGIGPFETRGEPSGLIVRRGYLVAEWGEPTRPDMAHSVTKSFLSTVVGLAVDRGLIRNVQDTVAAYVPPIELYNPAQVNRPAEQFGTPELLRPFDTPHNRTLTWDVMLRQTSDWEGTLWGKPEWADRPSANASEWQTRPRNKPGSVYEYNDVRVNALALAATSVWRRPLPQVLREHIMDPIGASNTWRWAGYRNSWIVLDGQAVQAVSGGGHWGGGMFINAYDMARFGLLTMHKGQWNGQQLISENWIRQATTPTPAQPTYGYMNFFLNPDHTYLPSASVSAFVHIGNGTNLVYVDPEHELVMVVRWLDSKAMDGVVKRLLDSLE, translated from the coding sequence ATGTGTAAGTTTCCGATCTTTTTCCTTGCAATCATTATTTCGTTCCAGGGTTTTTCCCAAAAAAAGAAAACTGAAACGACCGCTCCGTATTTCCCGGATCGTCAGGAATGGCAACATAAAAGTCCGGCGGAGGCAGGAATGAGTGCGACCAGGATTCAGGAGGTCATTGCCTTTGCCCGCGCCAACGAAACCAAGGCTCCGCGCAACATGGAAATTTCGCAGGCGCAGAGTTTTGGGAAAGAACCCTTCGGCGAAGGCATCGGTCCGTTCGAAACGCGCGGCGAACCGAGCGGGCTTATCGTGCGGCGGGGGTACCTGGTGGCCGAATGGGGCGAGCCCACCCGTCCCGACATGGCCCATAGCGTGACCAAGAGTTTTCTGTCCACGGTAGTGGGCCTTGCCGTGGACCGGGGACTGATTCGTAATGTGCAGGATACCGTGGCGGCGTATGTGCCACCCATCGAACTCTATAATCCGGCGCAAGTCAACCGCCCCGCCGAGCAATTTGGTACCCCCGAACTGCTACGGCCCTTCGATACGCCTCACAACCGCACACTGACCTGGGACGTGATGTTACGCCAGACGAGCGACTGGGAAGGTACCTTGTGGGGCAAGCCGGAATGGGCCGACCGTCCTTCGGCCAATGCCAGTGAATGGCAGACCCGCCCCCGCAATAAGCCCGGTAGCGTGTACGAGTACAATGATGTGCGGGTGAACGCCCTGGCCCTCGCGGCCACGAGTGTGTGGCGGCGTCCCTTGCCGCAGGTGCTGCGCGAGCACATCATGGACCCGATCGGCGCTTCCAACACCTGGCGTTGGGCGGGCTACCGCAATTCATGGATCGTGCTGGACGGACAGGCCGTGCAAGCGGTGAGCGGCGGTGGTCACTGGGGCGGCGGCATGTTCATCAATGCTTATGACATGGCTCGCTTTGGCCTGCTGACGATGCACAAGGGCCAATGGAACGGACAGCAACTGATTTCAGAAAACTGGATCAGGCAGGCTACCACACCTACCCCGGCGCAGCCGACCTACGGCTATATGAATTTTTTCCTGAATCCCGACCATACCTACCTCCCGAGTGCCTCCGTATCAGCCTTTGTCCATATCGGCAACGGTACCAACCTGGTTTATGTGGACCCCGAGCATGAACTGGTGATGGTAGTACGCTGGCTCGACAGCAAAGCGATGGATGGTGTGGTGAAAAGATTGCTGGATAGTTTGGAGTGA
- a CDS encoding M48 family metalloprotease, whose amino-acid sequence MRINRLFHYVFLIVGISSFYGCSRNPVTGKREIILMSKEQEIAIGQESHPSIVASMGLYENKNLQAFINEKGKAMAAISHRPDLPYQFFIVDSPVVNAFAVPGGYVYFTRGIMAHFNNEAEFAGVLGHEIGHITARHSARQQTSQLFGQLGAIAGTIALPELGEVIQQGVGSLMLSYSRAHETESDEIGVGYSSKIGYDAHQMADFFGTLKKISEQSGQIIPTFQSTHPDPGNRQKKVDALATEYQQKNPGNYEVDRNEYLRRIDGIIYGEDPKQGFVENNMFYHPVLKFQFPVPRNWQSENSPSQFQMAPKDGKAVMIFTLAQGNSLEEAAQATLKGMGLEATENQKTTINGNPALVVASRQAPQQQQQGQPQQQQTAENTVQVITWFIQYGGNIYAIHGMSYMATFSKYLSDFKNVAEGFRSLTDRDKLNRQPERIQIKTVQRDGTLQSALQDYKMPSDKMKDLSILNGMELKDPVTKGMLIKTLGQ is encoded by the coding sequence ATGAGAATAAACAGACTGTTTCACTACGTTTTCCTGATTGTGGGAATATCGTCTTTCTACGGTTGCTCACGAAATCCCGTAACGGGCAAACGGGAGATTATCCTGATGTCCAAGGAGCAGGAAATCGCCATTGGACAAGAGTCACATCCCTCGATCGTGGCTTCGATGGGACTGTATGAAAACAAAAATCTGCAGGCCTTCATCAATGAAAAAGGTAAAGCGATGGCCGCTATTTCGCACCGTCCCGACCTGCCCTACCAGTTTTTTATCGTGGATTCGCCGGTGGTGAATGCCTTCGCGGTACCTGGGGGCTACGTGTATTTTACGCGGGGCATCATGGCGCATTTCAACAACGAAGCCGAATTTGCCGGGGTACTCGGCCACGAAATTGGCCACATCACCGCCCGCCATTCCGCCCGACAACAAACTAGTCAATTGTTCGGTCAACTGGGAGCAATTGCGGGTACCATCGCCCTGCCGGAGTTGGGTGAGGTTATTCAGCAGGGAGTCGGTTCCCTGATGCTCAGTTACAGCCGGGCCCACGAAACCGAGTCCGACGAGATTGGGGTAGGGTACTCCAGTAAAATCGGCTACGATGCCCACCAGATGGCGGACTTTTTTGGTACGCTGAAAAAGATCAGTGAACAAAGCGGTCAGATTATCCCCACCTTCCAGTCGACCCACCCTGATCCGGGCAACCGGCAGAAAAAAGTGGATGCTCTGGCCACTGAATACCAGCAAAAGAACCCGGGAAATTACGAGGTAGATCGTAACGAGTACCTCCGCCGCATCGATGGGATCATCTACGGAGAAGACCCCAAGCAGGGTTTTGTAGAAAACAATATGTTCTACCATCCTGTCTTGAAATTCCAGTTTCCGGTTCCCAGGAACTGGCAGTCCGAAAACTCGCCCAGCCAGTTTCAGATGGCTCCCAAAGATGGCAAAGCGGTGATGATTTTCACCTTGGCCCAGGGGAATTCGCTGGAAGAGGCCGCGCAGGCTACTTTAAAAGGCATGGGATTGGAGGCCACCGAGAACCAGAAAACGACCATCAATGGCAACCCAGCCCTCGTGGTGGCTTCGCGTCAGGCTCCCCAACAACAGCAGCAAGGCCAACCCCAGCAGCAGCAAACTGCCGAGAATACCGTACAGGTAATCACGTGGTTTATCCAGTACGGAGGTAATATTTATGCGATCCACGGCATGAGTTATATGGCTACATTCAGCAAGTACCTCTCTGATTTCAAGAATGTGGCCGAGGGCTTCCGCAGTCTGACCGATCGTGACAAGCTTAATCGGCAGCCCGAGCGTATCCAGATCAAAACGGTACAGCGCGACGGTACCTTGCAGAGTGCCTTGCAGGATTACAAGATGCCTTCGGACAAGATGAAAGATTTGTCGATCCTGAACGGAATGGAGTTAAAAGATCCTGTAACCAAAGGCATGCTGATCAAGACGCTGGGCCAATAA
- a CDS encoding protein-disulfide reductase DsbD family protein: MKTHSMLRITAAVGALVLFLNFPALAQVQRHATWTQSFSKSEVKVGETVDLIFKATIDPGWYLYSSDFAADLGPTLTEITLTPDASFEKVGKLKPINPKKKFEEVWQGDVTYFTGKAEFRQTVRILKQNPVIKAAANYQTCSEISGLCVLGDNNFVFTGLKVGPADQEEKPKTETAATSPATDETFAEAVQESLIDSATSSGTEGETSVDTTNRATLSSTKIGLTGEEGTADNSLWAFAIAAFLAGLVALLTPCVFPIIPMTVSFFTKQKGGKTKALVYGLSIILIYTLIGTIVSRINGPAFANFLSTHWLPNLLFFAIFFLFGLSFLGLFEIVLPSSLVNKMDEKADQGGYLGVFFMAFTLVLVSFSCTGPIVGSLLVASAGGEVLKPIVGMVAFSSAFAIPFTLFALFPQWLKSLPKSGGWLNTVKVVLGFLELALALKFLSIADQVYHWRLLDREIFLAFWIVIFGMLGSYLLGKIRTPHDSPTEVVSVPRILLAIATFTFVVYMIPGMWGAPLKALAGYLPPQATHDFDLNRRAIGTAAVSTLGETPKYNDLFDLPHELEGFFDYEQALAYAKKVNKPVFIDFTGHGCVNCREMEARVWSDPAVLQHLRNDFVIAALYVDDKTELPESAWYTSPYDQRIKKTIGAQNADLQITKFNNNAQPHYVLLSPDGNLLVPPKNYDLDPGHFVAFLESGKAKMQ; encoded by the coding sequence ATGAAAACCCACTCAATGCTACGGATCACCGCGGCGGTTGGCGCCCTCGTCCTCTTTCTGAACTTCCCTGCCCTCGCCCAGGTACAGCGCCACGCCACCTGGACGCAATCATTCTCCAAATCGGAAGTGAAGGTAGGTGAAACGGTGGATCTGATTTTTAAAGCCACCATCGATCCCGGCTGGTACCTCTACTCCTCCGATTTTGCCGCCGATCTGGGACCTACCCTCACCGAAATCACCCTCACACCCGATGCTTCCTTTGAAAAAGTAGGAAAACTGAAACCCATCAATCCCAAAAAGAAATTCGAAGAAGTTTGGCAGGGTGACGTGACCTATTTTACGGGCAAAGCCGAGTTCCGCCAGACCGTACGCATTCTGAAACAAAACCCGGTCATCAAGGCCGCCGCGAATTACCAGACTTGTTCGGAAATATCGGGGTTGTGTGTATTGGGTGATAATAATTTCGTCTTTACGGGCTTGAAGGTAGGTCCGGCCGACCAGGAGGAAAAACCCAAAACCGAAACCGCAGCAACGTCGCCCGCCACGGACGAAACTTTCGCCGAGGCCGTGCAGGAATCCCTGATTGACTCGGCTACGTCTTCAGGTACCGAGGGGGAAACTTCCGTAGACACCACAAACCGAGCTACCCTTTCTTCCACCAAAATCGGCTTGACGGGTGAGGAAGGAACGGCCGATAATTCTCTGTGGGCCTTCGCCATCGCCGCCTTTCTGGCGGGATTGGTGGCGTTACTGACTCCCTGCGTGTTTCCGATTATCCCGATGACGGTGAGTTTTTTCACCAAACAAAAAGGCGGGAAAACCAAAGCGTTGGTTTATGGCTTGTCCATTATCCTCATCTACACACTAATAGGTACCATTGTGTCACGCATTAATGGTCCGGCCTTTGCCAATTTCCTCAGCACGCACTGGCTGCCCAACCTGCTCTTTTTTGCCATATTCTTTTTGTTTGGCCTTTCGTTTTTGGGATTATTTGAAATCGTACTTCCCAGTTCTCTGGTCAACAAAATGGACGAGAAAGCCGATCAGGGGGGGTACCTTGGTGTCTTCTTCATGGCTTTTACACTGGTGCTGGTTTCGTTTTCCTGCACGGGTCCTATCGTAGGTAGCCTGCTGGTAGCCTCGGCGGGGGGCGAGGTGCTGAAACCCATCGTGGGCATGGTGGCGTTTTCGTCGGCTTTTGCCATTCCGTTCACGCTGTTTGCGCTCTTTCCGCAGTGGCTCAAAAGCCTGCCTAAGTCGGGCGGCTGGCTCAATACGGTCAAGGTAGTGCTGGGCTTTCTGGAACTGGCGCTCGCGCTCAAATTCCTTAGCATTGCCGACCAGGTGTACCACTGGCGGCTGCTGGACCGGGAGATTTTCCTGGCCTTCTGGATCGTGATTTTCGGCATGCTGGGGTCGTACCTTTTGGGCAAAATCCGCACCCCGCACGACTCGCCGACGGAGGTCGTGAGCGTACCCCGCATTTTGCTGGCCATAGCTACTTTCACCTTTGTCGTATACATGATTCCGGGCATGTGGGGCGCGCCGCTCAAAGCGCTTGCGGGGTACCTACCCCCGCAGGCTACCCACGATTTCGATTTGAACCGCCGCGCCATCGGTACGGCGGCGGTTTCTACGCTGGGCGAAACGCCCAAGTACAATGATCTGTTTGACCTACCCCACGAGCTGGAAGGATTCTTCGACTACGAGCAGGCCCTGGCCTACGCCAAAAAAGTAAACAAGCCCGTTTTTATTGATTTTACGGGGCACGGCTGCGTCAATTGTCGCGAAATGGAAGCCCGCGTATGGTCGGACCCGGCGGTATTGCAGCACCTGCGTAATGATTTCGTGATCGCGGCCCTGTATGTGGATGATAAAACCGAATTGCCTGAAAGTGCCTGGTATACCTCGCCCTATGACCAACGGATCAAGAAAACCATCGGTGCGCAGAACGCCGATCTGCAAATCACGAAATTCAACAACAACGCCCAGCCGCACTATGTTTTGTTGAGTCCCGATGGCAATCTGCTGGTACCTCCCAAAAACTACGATCTCGATCCCGGGCATTTTGTGGCCTTTCTGGAGAGTGGAAAAGCAAAGATGCAGTAG
- a CDS encoding trypsin-like peptidase domain-containing protein produces the protein MFVKAFEKVDQFTRPIHFIARYYGGDEIVPGSATLFFVNETGAAVTCRHVAEQVLKGDAYYAHFLKFKAELRRFEKDKNHALHRRRLEDQYKITKETTIRLRSNFVNAVAGFSSLTTHLHPTQDLAIIEFEGFSTRHYQSHAYFLRDSRQIRPGRSLCRLGYPFPEFTNYRYNKELDDIEWTSEGRFDTPSFPIDGIVTRQIGDPTTNQVVGLELSTPGLRGQSGGPLFDTNGIVYGMQSATRHLHLGFDQINREVTIDGKKQRVSNYPFLNVGQCVHVDIIKNFLREKNVKFYETDPGELVA, from the coding sequence ATGTTCGTTAAGGCTTTTGAAAAAGTAGATCAATTCACCCGTCCCATTCATTTTATTGCGCGCTATTACGGGGGCGATGAAATCGTACCCGGTTCGGCCACGTTGTTTTTTGTGAATGAAACGGGCGCTGCGGTCACCTGCCGTCACGTGGCCGAACAAGTTTTGAAAGGCGATGCGTATTACGCCCATTTCCTGAAATTCAAAGCAGAGTTGCGCCGCTTCGAAAAAGATAAAAACCACGCGCTACACCGGCGGCGGCTCGAGGACCAATACAAGATCACCAAGGAAACTACTATCCGCCTGCGTTCCAATTTCGTCAATGCCGTGGCGGGTTTCAGCAGTCTGACTACGCATCTGCATCCGACGCAAGACCTGGCTATCATCGAGTTTGAAGGATTTTCGACCCGGCACTACCAGAGCCATGCGTATTTTTTGCGCGATAGCCGCCAAATCCGGCCGGGACGCTCGTTGTGCCGTCTGGGGTACCCCTTTCCCGAATTCACCAACTACCGCTACAACAAAGAACTTGACGATATAGAATGGACGTCCGAAGGCCGCTTCGATACCCCAAGTTTCCCGATCGATGGGATTGTGACCCGCCAGATCGGCGATCCTACCACCAACCAGGTCGTGGGCCTGGAACTCAGTACCCCCGGCTTGCGTGGGCAAAGCGGGGGGCCACTTTTCGATACCAATGGCATCGTGTACGGCATGCAGAGTGCCACCCGGCACCTGCATCTGGGTTTTGACCAGATCAACCGGGAGGTAACCATCGACGGCAAAAAACAGCGGGTTTCCAACTATCCGTTTTTGAATGTCGGCCAGTGCGTGCACGTGGACATCATAAAAAATTTTCTTCGTGAGAAAAATGTGAAGTTTTACGAAACCGATCCCGGCGAACTTGTTGCCTAA
- a CDS encoding DUF2911 domain-containing protein, whose product MNKKILLVSGIGVLTLAALFIGYRQYTKSFSPEAVAEYQQGGLNVRVQYCRPARKGRLIFGREQDNALVPYDRVWRTGANEATLITFAENVRVANTPIEAGTYSLWTIPGQAQWQVVLNEETGQWGTQYNDGLDVARIEVPIRVHPKTVENFKIYFEDQPDGADMILSWAHTEAVVPIRPD is encoded by the coding sequence ATGAATAAAAAAATTCTACTCGTAAGCGGTATCGGTGTACTGACGCTAGCCGCGTTATTCATTGGTTACCGACAATACACCAAATCGTTCAGCCCTGAGGCCGTTGCCGAGTACCAGCAGGGCGGACTGAACGTACGCGTGCAGTACTGTCGCCCCGCCCGCAAAGGCCGCCTTATTTTTGGACGGGAGCAGGACAATGCCCTGGTACCCTACGACCGGGTATGGCGGACGGGTGCCAACGAGGCCACGCTCATTACTTTTGCAGAAAATGTGCGGGTGGCCAACACTCCCATCGAGGCGGGTACCTACTCGCTGTGGACCATCCCCGGCCAGGCTCAATGGCAAGTGGTACTCAATGAAGAAACCGGCCAATGGGGCACTCAGTACAATGACGGCCTGGATGTGGCCCGCATTGAGGTACCCATCCGCGTGCATCCCAAGACCGTAGAAAACTTTAAGATATATTTTGAGGACCAGCCCGACGGCGCCGATATGATTCTGAGCTGGGCCCATACCGAAGCCGTCGTTCCAATCCGCCCTGACTAA
- the porG gene encoding type IX secretion system protein PorG has translation MSSAEMSGHLLSGQRTEDSGQFLHGRSYLPYGIRFCLILFVLLLMGRVGAAQKIEIGASAGAFNYKGDIATSFNPRFLRPGGSLFFRYNVSRSVTFRAEMLMGSITANDAYSKDPFQKVRNLSFRTKLSEASLVTEYNFLNYQDRRFALNWTPYVFAGIGYNRFSPNVRTSDYPTKGWVIPYGVGVKYQINRPWNIGLEFGTRKTFTDFLDNLGGPPISTNKLDQGDPSTKDTYYYIGFSVSYTFYRITCPE, from the coding sequence ATGTCCTCCGCTGAAATGAGTGGGCATTTGTTAAGTGGACAGAGGACAGAGGACAGTGGACAGTTTTTGCATGGGCGGAGTTACCTGCCGTATGGCATTCGATTCTGTTTAATTCTTTTTGTACTCCTGCTCATGGGCAGGGTAGGTGCTGCCCAGAAAATAGAAATCGGCGCAAGCGCCGGGGCTTTCAACTACAAGGGTGATATTGCCACGAGCTTCAATCCCCGCTTTCTGCGTCCGGGCGGAAGCTTGTTTTTTCGCTACAACGTGAGTCGTTCGGTAACCTTCCGGGCCGAAATGCTCATGGGCAGTATTACGGCCAATGATGCCTATAGCAAAGACCCTTTCCAGAAAGTCCGTAACCTTTCCTTCCGCACGAAGCTATCGGAAGCCAGTCTGGTTACCGAATATAATTTTCTCAACTACCAGGATCGGCGCTTTGCGCTCAACTGGACACCCTACGTTTTTGCGGGAATAGGTTATAACCGTTTTAGCCCTAATGTCCGTACTTCCGATTATCCCACCAAAGGCTGGGTGATTCCCTACGGCGTGGGCGTGAAATACCAGATCAACCGCCCCTGGAACATTGGGCTGGAATTTGGTACCCGCAAAACTTTCACCGACTTTTTGGACAACCTGGGCGGACCACCTATCTCAACGAATAAGTTGGATCAGGGCGATCCTTCTACCAAGGATACCTACTATTACATCGGTTTTTCGGTTAGCTATACCTTTTACCGAATCACTTGTCCCGAATAG
- a CDS encoding DUF6089 family protein: MNTFFEKNRGLGIRGAMLATLMLWGSEGAMAQFRSSNFVPYSSVSVGIGTSSYYGDMAAYSRPFASTFGMLRWSATANYTRHFTPRFGARASFTWARITGDDFKMQSGDNGVPALFARNLHFRNDLKEFALTGIFKIIPDSRSYDRRPQFSPYLFAGIAAVAHNPVARVPDLDGDRWVKLQPLGTEGQGSPGYDKPYSLVQFAVPLGLGFRYKINARFDVGAELGFRFTSTDYLDDVSKYYPDPNVLKDDLARAMSNRSAEPTAARKGGDRTAGLQKFLAERYQITDPSVDPFVAIQQTDYASPGTARGTHPGRNDTYMTGTIHVTYILGSPIKCPPLK; encoded by the coding sequence ATGAATACTTTTTTTGAAAAAAACCGCGGGCTGGGCATACGGGGAGCGATGCTGGCTACGCTCATGCTGTGGGGGAGCGAAGGAGCCATGGCCCAGTTCAGAAGCAGTAATTTTGTTCCCTATTCGAGTGTTTCCGTAGGCATAGGTACCTCAAGCTACTATGGCGACATGGCCGCCTATAGCCGCCCTTTTGCTTCCACATTCGGTATGCTCCGCTGGAGCGCTACGGCCAACTACACCCGGCATTTCACGCCCCGCTTCGGAGCCAGGGCGTCATTTACCTGGGCACGTATTACGGGTGATGACTTCAAAATGCAGAGTGGTGATAACGGGGTACCTGCCCTTTTTGCCCGTAACCTGCATTTCAGAAACGACCTGAAAGAATTTGCCCTGACGGGAATTTTCAAAATCATTCCCGATAGCCGCAGCTATGACCGCCGTCCGCAGTTCAGTCCGTACCTTTTTGCGGGGATAGCTGCCGTAGCGCACAATCCGGTAGCGCGGGTTCCTGACCTGGATGGCGACCGTTGGGTAAAGCTACAGCCATTGGGTACCGAAGGACAGGGTAGCCCCGGCTACGACAAGCCCTATTCGCTGGTTCAATTCGCGGTTCCGTTGGGTCTGGGCTTCCGTTATAAAATAAATGCCCGCTTCGATGTAGGCGCTGAACTAGGCTTTCGCTTTACTTCGACGGACTATCTCGACGACGTGTCGAAATACTATCCTGATCCCAATGTCCTGAAGGATGATCTGGCCCGTGCCATGTCTAATCGCTCGGCGGAGCCTACGGCGGCCCGCAAGGGAGGTGACCGTACGGCAGGACTGCAGAAGTTTCTGGCCGAACGCTACCAGATTACCGACCCAAGCGTCGATCCTTTTGTGGCCATCCAGCAGACCGATTATGCCAGCCCCGGAACGGCAAGAGGTACCCATCCCGGACGCAATGACACCTACATGACGGGAACCATCCATGTGACGTATATTCTGGGCAGCCCCATCAAATGTCCTCCGCTGAAATGA
- a CDS encoding C40 family peptidase, which yields MKAIVLLCVLILSAGTVSAQSPTAMQNTIEKVRRQYASDGRVAVFQIEADAQGTLKGKTNIPEAKAALLEKLKNEGTSYTDSIQSLPAEVLGEQTYGVVTISVANIRSQPRDAAELATQALLGMPLQVLDKDRGWYLVQTPDHYIAWVDWGGLQRMTLTEFEAWEAADKIMVLAPYTFSYEKPDAQGQTVSDLVAGDRLNLLEETTEFYHVQYPDGRYAYVAKTDAQPYQKWLESLAISEEKLVNTAKRMMGLPYLWGGTSYKGVDCSGFTKTIYYLNGWELPRDASQQVNTGELIDTADDFSNLRPGDLLFFGTRASDLTREKVTHVGMWIGNDEFIHASGKVRISSMNAEAPNFDAYEKNRFLRAKRLLGNAQGIQRLKPEFN from the coding sequence ATGAAAGCCATTGTTTTACTTTGCGTGCTGATTCTGAGCGCTGGTACCGTCAGTGCCCAATCCCCGACCGCCATGCAGAACACCATCGAAAAAGTACGCCGCCAGTATGCCTCCGACGGCCGGGTGGCCGTTTTTCAGATTGAAGCCGACGCCCAGGGTACCCTTAAGGGCAAAACAAATATACCGGAGGCTAAGGCCGCCCTATTGGAAAAACTTAAAAACGAAGGTACCTCCTACACGGACAGCATTCAGAGCCTGCCCGCTGAGGTATTGGGCGAACAAACCTATGGCGTGGTGACGATCTCGGTGGCCAACATCCGCTCTCAGCCCCGCGACGCCGCCGAACTGGCCACTCAGGCGCTGCTGGGAATGCCGCTACAGGTACTCGACAAAGACCGGGGCTGGTACCTGGTACAAACGCCCGACCACTACATCGCCTGGGTGGATTGGGGCGGACTGCAACGCATGACCTTGACAGAATTCGAAGCCTGGGAAGCAGCCGACAAGATCATGGTACTCGCGCCTTACACTTTTTCCTATGAAAAACCCGATGCCCAGGGACAGACGGTTTCGGATCTGGTGGCGGGCGACCGGCTGAATCTGCTGGAAGAGACAACGGAGTTCTATCACGTACAGTACCCCGATGGACGCTACGCCTACGTGGCCAAAACCGACGCCCAGCCCTACCAGAAATGGCTGGAATCCCTGGCTATTTCCGAAGAAAAACTGGTAAACACCGCCAAACGCATGATGGGCCTCCCCTACCTGTGGGGCGGCACGTCGTACAAGGGGGTGGATTGCAGCGGCTTTACCAAAACCATCTACTACCTCAACGGTTGGGAGCTACCGCGCGACGCCTCCCAGCAGGTGAATACAGGCGAACTGATCGATACGGCCGATGATTTCTCGAACCTGCGGCCCGGCGATCTGCTATTTTTCGGCACCAGAGCCAGTGACCTGACCCGTGAGAAAGTGACGCACGTGGGCATGTGGATCGGGAACGACGAATTTATCCATGCCTCAGGGAAAGTCCGGATAAGTAGTATGAACGCCGAGGCACCCAACTTTGATGCCTATGAGAAAAACCGTTTTCTGCGCGCCAAGCGCCTGCTGGGCAATGCGCAGGGCATCCAACGGTTAAAGCCGGAGTTCAACTGA
- a CDS encoding ABC transporter ATP-binding protein, producing MFASHDLTFSYSPLKKFAFPDLRCDDRDTLLILGQSGSGKTTLLHLLALLLQPESGEIMLNGQALRTLSASQKARVRAQELGIIYQRAHFVSSLTVLDNILLANYLGNKKQDKDKAAYLADQLGFGEHLFKKPHQLSQGEQHRASIARSLMNEPAVILADEPTASLDDTNCRKVVALLKEQSQSIGASLIVVTHDQRLKDEFSNRVNLG from the coding sequence ATGTTCGCCAGCCACGATCTCACGTTTTCGTATTCCCCGCTCAAAAAATTCGCTTTCCCCGACCTGCGTTGCGACGACCGCGACACCCTGCTCATTCTGGGGCAATCGGGCAGTGGCAAAACTACTTTGTTGCATTTGTTAGCCCTGCTACTACAACCCGAGTCCGGCGAAATCATGTTGAACGGGCAGGCATTGCGTACCCTTTCCGCCAGCCAAAAGGCCCGCGTGCGGGCGCAGGAGTTGGGGATCATCTACCAGCGGGCGCATTTTGTGAGTTCGCTGACGGTACTGGACAATATTCTACTGGCCAACTACTTGGGTAATAAAAAACAGGATAAGGACAAAGCAGCTTACCTGGCCGATCAACTGGGCTTTGGCGAGCATTTGTTCAAAAAGCCGCACCAGTTGAGCCAGGGTGAGCAGCATCGGGCCAGCATTGCCCGGTCGCTGATGAATGAACCGGCGGTGATTCTGGCCGACGAGCCCACCGCCAGCCTCGACGACACCAACTGCCGCAAGGTAGTAGCCCTTCTGAAAGAACAGTCCCAGTCCATCGGCGCCAGCCTGATCGTCGTCACGCACGACCAACGCCTGAAGGATGAATTTTCCAATCGCGTGAATCTAGGGTAG